Part of the Dehalococcoidia bacterium genome is shown below.
CCTCTACCACTCCGGATATAACCCATCCTCCGGAAGAATGCCCGCACAATACTACATCGGATAGTTCTTCCCATTTAATTACATTAACTACGTCGGTAATGTGTGTATCAAGGTTAATTGATGCATTCATTAAGTGAGATCGTTCACCACACCCTGTCAAAGTCGGAGTAAATACTTGATGGCCTTTAGATCTAAGAATGTCAGCTACTCTTCGCCAGCACCAACCGCCTGCATTTGTCCCATGAACTAATACATAAGGTCTTTTTGATTCAGAAATAACGCACCTCCATTTGAGGAATGTAAGCTAATTGCTAAGCCTAAAAAAGCGAGACATGTTGTCACCTAAAATATCTTGTTTTGCTTCCTCTGATAAGCCTTCCATCGATGAAATCCCTGCTGCAGTATTAGGGTAGGTTGATGGAGGGTGAGGGTAATCACTTCCGATAATGAAATTTTTACTTCCAATTGTCTGTATAGAGCCCACTATTGCTTCTTCATCAGGCTCTACTGCTACCAAACAACTTTGCTTGATTAATTCGCTAGGTAATTCATCGCATCTCGCACACTGTGGCTCTATTTGAAATACCCGATCAAGTGTGTACATCACCCATGGAAGCCAAGATCCTCCAGCTTCAAAAAAGGCGAATCTTAAATTTGGGAATTCCTTGAGTACTCCACCTAAGGTCAGGCTTGCCATTGCTACCATGTATTCGAATGCGAAACCGAGGTAATTACTAATATGTAGTCTGCGCATTCTTTCCCAGCCTAATGTGTGATTAGTTGGGATATGGTCGTTTACTTGGCACTGGAAAGGATTCCCGTGAACATAAAGGGGCATATCAAGTTCCGAAATTGCAGCCCATAGTGGATACAATTCTATCGAGTCCCAGTTTTGGCCGTTCCAATTACTGTTAATGGTTAATGCCTTTAACCCCAGTTCTTGAGATGCACGCTTTGCTTCAGCAATACATTTGTCGATCGATTCAGTCCCAAATGGGATTACTCCACATCCAATTAGTTGCTCTGGGAACTGATTTTGTGCAGATGAAGTAGCGTTGTTGTAGGCCATCGACAACGCTAGCCTAAGACCAGGATCCCAGTCCCTGTCTATAGGTGAGCCGAAAGGGTTAGCGTATATCCCGTCGGGTATCAGAACTTGTGCATCAAATCCAGTATCGGGCAGTAAGCGAACTCTCTGCTCGGCTATACCATGCCCTACTGGGCCAGATCCTTGGGACGTTGTAGCAGCTGTAGGATTTACAGCACCAGCTTTTCGTCCAGCGGATGTAGCCCTGAAACCTCCCCTACGTGCTTCTCGATTAGAGAAAATTTCCCCATCTCGAAGGAGCATATCAATTGCTGCTTCTGAAA
Proteins encoded:
- a CDS encoding amidohydrolase is translated as MVANETRSKNLKIDGDSHFFPLPDFTDVHKTLGISEAAIDMLLRDGEIFSNREARRGGFRATSAGRKAGAVNPTAATTSQGSGPVGHGIAEQRVRLLPDTGFDAQVLIPDGIYANPFGSPIDRDWDPGLRLALSMAYNNATSSAQNQFPEQLIGCGVIPFGTESIDKCIAEAKRASQELGLKALTINSNWNGQNWDSIELYPLWAAISELDMPLYVHGNPFQCQVNDHIPTNHTLGWERMRRLHISNYLGFAFEYMVAMASLTLGGVLKEFPNLRFAFFEAGGSWLPWVMYTLDRVFQIEPQCARCDELPSELIKQSCLVAVEPDEEAIVGSIQTIGSKNFIIGSDYPHPPSTYPNTAAGISSMEGLSEEAKQDILGDNMSRFFRLSN